In one Columba livia isolate bColLiv1 breed racing homer chromosome 23, bColLiv1.pat.W.v2, whole genome shotgun sequence genomic region, the following are encoded:
- the LOC135576113 gene encoding LOW QUALITY PROTEIN: olfactory receptor 6B1-like (The sequence of the model RefSeq protein was modified relative to this genomic sequence to represent the inferred CDS: inserted 1 base in 1 codon; deleted 2 bases in 1 codon; substituted 1 base at 1 genomic stop codon), which yields MPTTRRHQQPPRLRVAPSQQLLPPLTAQSGHSVCSRPGWASVASAPGPGPGTQSGWGRMACEGCLPPQDMSCYSPRLPAACGPVPLANSCNELCDIQCADSIAAIQPPLVLVMLPGPILSSFPQGTTVLRAQPSYCGSGPGPKRQKLEAVSSPPMSSRIRRCRHQEPPPPEQLELQLEPEPEQQEQAARDQEQRQCQQPQEQQQCAGIAVGTRHGMKNQTAVREFILLGFSYGLQVQTSLYLIFLATYMVTITENAIIIFVVKRNHHLQNPMCYFLGNLSFLQICYVSVTLPRLLLGFRSQSMTISFSGCMTQLYFFISLMCTECVICDRSLAVCHPLRYPAIRTHKLCLQLLILSWAGGFSISLVKVSLVSQLXVMNHFFCDISPVLSLSCTDTSLAETVHFVXALVVLLIPLLIIVFSYCCILSTILCASVQGRRNALSTGTSHLAVVMIVFSATLFMYARPRRIHPSKLNKTVSVFCAVFTPALNPLIYCLRNKEVKESLRKTTGTSCFAHQ from the exons ATGCCAACCACACGCCGCCACCAACAGCCGCCGAGGCTGCGCGTCGctccctcccagcagctgctgccgccctTGACCGCGCAGAGCGGACACAGCGTCTGCAGCCGGCCGGGCTGGGCGAGCGTGGCCTCAGCCCCGGGTCCTGGCCCCGGCACACAAAGCGGGTGGGGCCGCATGGCTTGTGAG GGTTGTCTCCCTCCacaagacatgtcctgctacaGCCCACGCCTGCCAGCTGCCTGCGGCCCAGTCCCGCTtgccaacagctgcaacgagcTGTGCGACATCCAGTGCGCCGACTCCATCGCTGCCATCCAGCCCCCGCTGGTCCTGGTGATGTTGCCAGGCCcaatcctcagctccttccctcaGGGCACAACT GTCCTCAGAGCGCAGCCCAGCTACTGTGGGAGTGGGCCAGGCCCCAAAAGGCAAAAGCTGGAGGCTGTTTCCTCCCCTCCCATGTCCAGCAGGATAAGAAGGTGCAGGCATCAGGAGCCGCCACCGCcggagcagctggagctgcagctggagccggagccagagcagcaggagcaggcagcgcGAGATCAGGAGCagcggcagtgccagcagcctcaggagcagcagcagtgtgctG GGATCGCTGTGGGCACCCGGCATGGAATGAAGAACCAAACTGCTGTCAGAGAGTTCATTCTCCTGGGATTTTCCTATGGGCTGCAGGTTCAGACGTCACTTTACCTGATCTTTCTGGCTACCTACATGGTAACAATCACTGAGAATGCCATTATTATCTTTGTGGTGAAAAGGAACCATCACCTCCAAAATCCCATGTGTTATTTCCTGGGGAACTTGTCCTTCCTGCAGATTTGTTATGTCTCAGTAACACTGCCCAGGCTTTTGCTTGGGTTCCGGTCCCAGAGCATGACCATCTCATTCTCCGGCTGCATGACCCAGTTATACTTCTTCATCTCCCTTATGTGCACTGAATGTGTCATCTGTGACCGCTCTTTGGCTGTGTGCCATCCCCTGCGCTATCCAGCCATCAGGACGCACAAGTTGTGCCTTCAGCTGTTGATTCTCTCATGGGCAGGAGGCTTTTCCATCTCCTTGGTCAAGGTGTCTTTAGTTTCACAAC ACGTCATGAACCACTTCTTTTGTGACATCTCTCCCGTCCTGAGCCTTTCCTGCACTGACACGTCCCTTGCAGAGACAGTGCACTTTGTGTGAGCCTTGGTGGTCCTGCTGATACCTCTCCTGATCATTGTTTTCTCCTACTGCTGTATCCTGTCAACTATCTTGTGT GCTTCagtgcagggaaggagaaacgCCCTTTCCACTGGTACCTCCCATTTGGCTGTAGTCATGATCGTTTTCTCGGCCACTCTCTTCATGTACGCCAGGCCCAGGAGGATCCATCCGTCCAAACTCAACAAAACAGTGTCTGTCTTTTGTGCTGTGTTCACTCCAGCACTGAACCCTCTGATCTATTGTCTGAGGAACAAGGAGGTGAAAGAGAGTCTGAGAAAGACCACGGGCACAAGCTGCTTTGCACACCAGTAA